In one Solanum dulcamara chromosome 1, daSolDulc1.2, whole genome shotgun sequence genomic region, the following are encoded:
- the LOC129886683 gene encoding protein GAMETE EXPRESSED 1, whose product MGRFHIQKRLIFLLVLLLQSSSTWGWFFSTNNKNDYKQEQQTNSGKSSKHHIVKLMSDFSMDGFENSQKGIKLVENAEQKMLLTDSCWQRSYQSLFTVCKKVLPDEELKSRLSWNLCDCFQQHTGRSPLPNCDAKSPMTKCLQKLDNDVHKIYLAFYIETPAICHQLQREAWKHLTERLVNSLKDSAEFAEEKLDNVLHVGDLLLQNSKYVQESLASIDVRTQQVAETSKNVEGRVNAVLSQSEVILEQSKGIASSQLELNEGQAKMKETLHENMAIVHESYTNLDHGIDGLRTKTEDIEDEIVKVGDEMSGRMDKLQTKADDIGNIAGQALNKQKQLLDGQSKALDGLQFLHKFQSQALEESRGTLKQLTQFGHEQQEELLRRQKQLQQTHDHLFEKSKSILAAQETFESKQASMFLALDKLFTLHNAMLLESRVIKAFLLYSLSIFLLYMFTSTKQTYDVRPRLYIGLVLTFLIELAILRYGTYEMENQAWFVSIVRSLFVLLSSCQLLYSIWTYRDYEVLNYKMLQTLMEKVNGIQKHKEYLSWEMENDDSDSEVDWSSWIEAELPEDVDKLKDPDFVYPEEVAENSIGSKSITRRYNLRNHLLTY is encoded by the exons ATGGGTCGATTTCATATACAAAAAAGGTTGAtttttttgttggttttgttgtTACAAAGTTCATCAACATGGGGTTGGTTTTTTTCTACTAATAACAAGAATGACTATAAACAAGAACAACAAACAAATTCAGGCAaatcttcaaaacatcatattgtTAAGTTGATGTCTGATTTTTCCATGGATGGTTTTGAGAATTCTCAAAAAGGAATTAAACTGGTCGAAAACGCAGAACAAAAGATGTTGCTTACAGATTCTTGTTGGCAGAGAAGTTATCAGAGTTTGTTTACTGTGTGTAAAAAAGTTCTTCCAGATGAAGAATTGAAGTCTAGACTTTCTTGGAATTTATGTGATTGCTTTCAACAGCATACTGGAAGATCACCTTTGCCTAATTGTGATGCAAAATCACCAATGACTAAATGTCTCCAGAAATTGGATAATGATGTTCATAAGATATATTTGGCTTTCTATATTGAAACCCCTGCCATTTGCCATCAATTGca GAGGGAAGCATGGAAGCATCTAACAGAGAGGTTGGTGAATAGTTTGAAGGATTCTGCTGAATTTGCTGAGGAAAAACTAGATAACGTACTACATGTAGGGGATTTGCTATTGCAAAACTCGAAATATGTTCAAGAATCATTAGCCTCGATTGATGTTCGTACTCAACAAGTAGCAGAGACTTCCAAGAACGTTGAAGGCCGGGTGAACGCTGTGTTGAGTCAATCAGAAGTAATATTGGAGCAATCTAAAGGTATAGCATCTTCCCAATTAGAGTTGAACGAAGGCCAGGCGAAAATGAAGGAGACTTTGCACGAAAACATGGCAATAGTTCATGAATCGTATACTAATTTAGACCATGGGATCGATGGTTTGAGGACTAAAACGGAGGACATTGAGGACGAGATTGTTAAAGTTGGAGATGAAATGAGTGGTAGGATGGATAAATTGCAGACTAAAGCTGATGATATTGGGAATATTGCTGGCCAAGCTTTGAATAAACAGAAACAACTTTTGGATGGACAATCTAAAGCTCTTGATGGCCTTCAATTCCTCCATAAATTTCAGTCTCAAGCACTTGAAGAGAGCAG GGGAACTCTGAAACAATTGACTCAATTCGGGCACGAGCAACAAGAGGAGCTTCTTAGAAGGCAAAAACAACTGCAACAAACTCATGATCATCTATTTGAGAAATCAAAATCAATATTAGCTGCACAG GAAACTTTTGAGTCTAAACAAGCAAGCATGTTTCTTGCCTTAGACAAACTATTCACCTTGCACAATGCTATGCTTCTTGAATCAAGAGTGATCAAAGCTTTCTTGCTGTACTCATTGTCGATCTTTCTTCTCTACATGTTCACCAGCACGAAGCAGACGTATGATGTGAGACCTAGGCTATACATAG GATTAGTACTCACATTCTTGATTGAACTAGCCATACTTCGCTATGGAACGTACGAAATGGAGAATCAAGCATGGTTTGTGAGCATCGTTAGGTCACTATTTGTGCTACTATCCTCATGCCAACTTCTATATTCCATTTGGACATAcag AGATTATGAAGTGTTGAACTATAAGATGTTACAAACACTAATGGAGAAAGTTAATGGAATTCAAAAACACAAGGAGTACTTGTCATGGGAAATGGAGAACGACGATTCGGACAGTGAGGTGGATTGGTCTTCATGGATTGAAGCTGAATTACCAGAAGATGTTGACAAATTGAAGGATCCTGACTTTGTATATCCTGAAGAAGTTGCTGAGAATTCAATAGGAAGTAAGTCAATTACAAGGAGATACAACCTAAGAAATCACCTTTTGACATATTGA
- the LOC129886691 gene encoding uncharacterized protein LOC129886691: MVMSTLLKFLYPPPPSLFITTMSVISFVSLANSGFSEIKGKHMQYSKFFGTIKNENNEKEKKARIESKKGMLLLYGPAFLGGVSSFAIFPNGDLRFALVCSALTIHFFKRVLEVLFVHKYSGSMDVEATIVISCSYFLSTMSMIYCQHLTQGLPEPSIDLKYFGYIIFLVGIIGNFYHHILLSKLRTKGEKEYKIPQGGLFDFAICPHYLFEILIFVGISCTSQTLYAISFTLGTTLYLMGRSIATRRWYKSKFDDFPKDIRALIPYIF, translated from the exons ATGGTGATGTCTACATTGTTGAAATTTCTATATCCTCCACCACCATCTTTGTTTATTACTACAATGTCTGTTATAAGTTTTGTTTCATTAGCAAATTCTGGATTTTCAGAAATCAAagggaagcatatgcaatattCCAAATTCTTTGgaacaataaaaaatgaaaataatgagaaggAGAAAAAGGCTAGAATTGAGAGTAAAAAAGGGATGCTTTTGTTATATGGCCCTGCATTTCTTGGTGGTGTTTCCTCTTTTGCAATTTTCCCAAATGGAGATTTAAGGTTTGCTTTGGTGTGTTCTGCTTTAACCATACATTTCTTCAAGAGAGTCTTAGAG gTTCTATTTGTTCACAAATACAGTGGTTCAATGGATGTTGAAGCTACCATTGTAATATCATGTAGTTATTTCCTCTCCACAATGAGCATGATTTATTGTCAACACCTTACTCAAGGTTTGCCAGAGCCATCTATTGATCTCAAGTATTTTGGATACATAATATTTTTGGTTGGTATAATTGGCAACTTTTACCATCATATTTTGCTCTCTAAGTTGAGAACAAAGGGTGAAAAAGAGTACAAAATTCCTCAAGGTGGCCTATTTGATTTTGCAATATGTCCACATTACCTCTTTGAGATTCTTATATTTGTAGGAATTTCTTGCACTTCTCAAACATTATATGCAATTTCATTCACTTTGGGAACTACTCTTTACTTAATGGGAAGGAGCATTGCTACAAGAAGATGGTACAAGTCCAAATTTgatgattttccaaaggatattaggGCACTCATTCCTTACATATTTTAG